The sequence below is a genomic window from Salicibibacter cibarius.
GACACTTAGAATCTTGAGATACATGCTCATTATAGCGATCGTTGCCTTTGGCCCGATGGGTTTTGTTTTTGCCTTGTTTTTATCCTTTATATGGATCGTTTCAATGCGCCCTTACGGAAAACCGTATTTGTGGCCATTCCTTCCCTTTGACCCGTATGGGATGTATGAAATTCTCGTTCGAACAGCGATTCCTTCCGAGCATTGGCGACCGGCTATTGTTGATGCCAAAGATAAACATAAGCAGAGATCTATGGACGAGTAAACATGCCATTTCTAAAGAAAATGACTCCTATTATCTTTTAAATAGGAGTCATTTTTACATTTAAATTTAACCGTATTATTGGCCTTTACGTGAAGCCTGTTGATTTTGTTTTTTTACCTTCTGTGCATCTGTTTCACTTGCAAATTCTGTTTGGTTGCTTTTTCCTTTTTCAGCAGCCTCATTTTGTTTCTTTACCTTTTCGACATCCGTTTTCGATGGATTATTTTGGTTTTGTTGATGATTCATTTTTATCACCTCCTCGTCTTAACTAACCTGTACGTTTTTCTTTTCTTCTATTCAAACGAACGATTGTCATATTTCTATGATCAAAAAAACAACCTTTTTGGGCGACAAAAGGCTGTTAAGCAAAGAAGGTATATAGATGAGTAACAATAAGCGAACACATACACTTTACCGGGGCCTTTCTTTGATGTCTAATCACCCACTAGAAACGGGAAAACTTTTTAATGCTGAGAAAGCCTTCGCCATTTTTTTTGCAAAATTTATGGGAGGCTCTACGGATTGAACATGTATATAAAGAATCGTTGGGTCC
It includes:
- a CDS encoding spore germination protein, producing MAAIHTPGPLESALGVVAALIIGDMAIDIGFFTREVLFYVAVGAIGMYMTPSYEFGLTLRILRYMLIIAIVAFGPMGFVFALFLSFIWIVSMRPYGKPYLWPFLPFDPYGMYEILVRTAIPSEHWRPAIVDAKDKHKQRSMDE
- a CDS encoding gamma-type small acid-soluble spore protein, yielding MNHQQNQNNPSKTDVEKVKKQNEAAEKGKSNQTEFASETDAQKVKKQNQQASRKGQ